The DNA segment AACGGGTTCTTCTTCAGTCTCTTCGATCTCTCCGGTCTTTTCAACTTCTCCAGCCTCTTCGGCATAAGAGATGGTTAAAGAGAAGAAATTGGAAATTGGAAATTGGAAATTGGAAAATAGAAGGAAGAAGATGGGGAAAAATAGAAATTGGAAATTGGAAATTGGAAATTTGGCTTTCATGTCTTTGTGTAACTACTTAGGTTCAGGGTTCAGGGTTCAGGGTTGGTTATTTTGCACTCTTCATATTCTTTGAGATAGTTGATAAATCCAGGAACAGCAGGCACGGCACGCCCTGTCAAGGAACTCTGAAAGGGTAAACGTTCGTCTGGCCTGCTCCCTAGATATCTTTGAATTCGTTGGCGATTATGTTATATACTCTTTATCCTATTTATCGCTCTTTAACCCTGAACCCTGAACCCTGAACCTGAGTAGTTATCATTTTATCTTGAAGACTTCAATTCTGTTATTTCCCGTATCCACTACATAGAGGGTATTTTTGTTGTCTATATAGATATAACCGGGATAATAAAGCTTACCTTCTTTCCAGCCTTTTTTGCCTATTTCTCCTATTATTTCATTGTCCTTAAAGAGATATACTTTGCCCTCATGGGCATCCAATATATATATAAACCCCCTTTTATCCACTGCCAGGCTTACAGGAAAGCTTAAGGATTTAAATTCCAAAGAGCGGATCAGATGTCCCTGGTTGTCATAGATAAAGACCTTCTTTAAAAGGGTATCCAAGACATAAAGGCAATTTCCAGACCACTTGACATCACTGAACCCGGCAGCTTGGGGCTCTTTGATCTCACCCAGAAATTCATAATCATCAGAAAAGATCAAGATCCTTTTGTAGGCCTCATCAATAACATAAAGCCTTCCATTCTCATCCATGGCCATGTAAGAAGGGACGGGTTTTGGAAAAACCTTGCTGAAATCAAGGGGCTCAATAATTTTTTCCTTAAGATGGATGACCAGGACACTCTCTTCACCCCTGTTAGTGACAATGAGATGTCCTTTTTTATCTTTCAGCATAGAGACAGGGAGATCCAGTCTTCCTTCGGCATCGAACCGGGAGATAAACTTGTAGTTTTTGTCATAAGAGACAAGACGATTATTCAATGTGTCTATGATATAAATCTTGCCCTTGCTTTGATCTATATAAATAGACCGGGGTTGATTAAATGGACCGGAGGTCTCTTCTTCGCCGTAGATAACTGTTAGCAACTCTCCCTTTATATAAGCATGGGCATGCCCGCAAAAATAAAAGCTGAAAGCTGAAAGCAAAAAGCTGAAAGCAAAACATATCTTTTTCATTACCTTCGGATGACCTCCGATGCTCGATTCTCGATTCTCGATTCTCGATGCTCGATGCTCGATTCTCGATTCTCGATGCTCGATTCTCGATGCTCGATGCTCGATTCTCGATGCTAGTTTCTAGTTTTATGTCCCAGTTCTACAGACTTAATAAAATTGGTTATCATCCTGCCAAGATGATCATATTCTTCAAAGAAATAGGTATAATTATTCTTATCTTTTAGTGATTTTGTCTCAAACAAAGTATACAAATGTTCTCTTGTCTCGTCGCAAGATGCCAGAGAATATGTTAGGAATTTCACAAATTCTGCTTTATATCTACGCCTGCCGAAACCCTCCACTATATTGCTAGCCACAGATTTACTGGATCTTCTTATCTGGCTTTCTTCTTCATACATCTCAAATTTAGGTAGTTTCAAACTCAGATCATGAATTTCTATTGCCAATTTATGTGCTTTTTTGTAAATATCCAAATCCTTATAACTTTGATAATTCACTTTTCATCCAGCATCCAGCATCGAGAATCCAGCATCCAGCATCGAGAATCGAGAATCGAGAATCGAGCCTCACGTCTCTATCTTATGACACTGGATGCAAAGCTTTTTCTTGTAATCAAAAATGGTATTATAACCGCCTCTGGCCCCCATGGGGTTATGGCAGCTCACGCAGTCCATCTCTTTTTTGCACCTTGGGTCGATCGCCTTTTTACCTAAAGGATGGGTAAATTTTGCATGCCTCTTGTGGCAGCCGGTGCAGACAGTGATGACATCGTCTTTGAAGAAATAGAGATGATTGCCGGCATGGGCACCATGACATTCAAGGCATGCCTCCTTTTTCACTTCCGGATGTTTGTGCTTGTAATCAGGGGAATTGCTCAAGAGTTGCTTTTTTGTGTCCTGGTGGCAATTAAAACAAAGCAGGCGCACAGGTGCCTTTAAGGCAGGTTTTTTATCGGAAAGATGGGGACTGTGGCAGTCAAGACAGACATTTGTTCCCGGGCTTGCCTGGATGTGACTGTAAATGGAGGCGTCTGCCTTTTCCATGGGATGACACTTCAGGCAAAGAGAGCGCGTTTTTGTCTTTATTCCTTTTATTTTTTTTCCTTCCAGGATATGACACTGCCCGCACTGTTTTTTTGCGTAAGGCTTATGCGCGAATTCCCGGAGCAAACGGGGTTTTTTGGAGGAATGGGCACTGTGGCAGGAAAGGCAGACAGTACCTTTTATGGCCGACACATTATGGAATCTGGAAATCTCTGTTTTTTGATGACAGCCAAGGCAGAGCTTTTCCGGGGGCCTGCCCAAAAGCTGCGGATATTCACCACCATGGGCCTTATGACAGGAAAGGCACCCCTTTTTAAGAGGAGGATGAAGGCGCTTGCCGATAATTAATTCCTTCTTTTCATGACAACCGAAGCAGATCTTGTCTTCCGCGTCTTTAAGCAGGGCCTTGTAAGGGGAGGCATGGGGGTCATGACACTTATCACATTTCCCTTGTGTTACCGGCAGATGGGGGTATTTGGCCTTGAATGACTTTTTGTGGCAGGAAAGACATAGATCTTTTGTCGGTTCAATCAGGAGATTAGGTTCGTCCGAGGCATGGATATTGTGGCAAACGGTGCAATCCCTTTTCTTTAACGGATTATGGACATTTCCGGAAGTTAATTGTTTCCTGATATCGGGATGGCACTTAAGGCAATCTATTTTTGCCTGGACAGGGCTGGAAATAAAACAAAACAGGGAAAACAGTATTATCAAGTTAACTTTCATGACAGTCCTTACACCGGCCTTCACTAAACGGTTTATGCAAAATACGCCGGAATAGCTGCTTTGAGACAGCGCTATGGGGAGTATGACAATTTATGCAATTTACATTCGTTAATGAACGATTTAGATGCATCCCTTTTAATGTCTTGTCATTTAGGTCGTGGCAATCTGCGCAGATTTCAGCGCCTGAATTTAAGAGGAGATGCCTGGCCTGGGAATAGTGGGCCTGGTGGCAATGATCGCATTTTCCTTCCTCTATGGGCTTATGAATAACCAGCTGGATTTTTTCTTCTGTTTTTATCAGATCCTCGTGGCAGGAAAGACAGAGACCTTTAAGGGGTCTGTAAAGCTGCCCCGTGATCTTGCTCCCGTGAGGCGAGTGACAGGCAGTGCATTCCCCTTTTTTTAAAGGTGCATGCACAAGGGCCTTCTCCGCGGCATTCTTTTCTATGGAAGTATGGCAAGGATAACAGCCCTCAGCCCCGGCACGGATGATTTGATAAGAGTTGTCAGAGGCATGGTGCTCGTGACATTTCTCGCAATCACCCTTGATAAAGGGGGGATGAAGGATGGTCAGCCCCTGTTTCATGTCTTCATGGCAGCTAAAGCAGAGTCGCCTTCTCTTTTCAGGGAGAAAGAATTTGTTAGAGGCGGAATGAGGCGAATGGCATGCATAACATTGCCCTCTCTGGGCGGGTGCGTGCACATTTACCTTTTTAAACTCCTTTGCGGTTTTTTGGTGGCAGGTATTGCAGAGCCCCGGCAGCGCCTCTTTTAATTCCCATTTTTGCGCAGAGGCATGTGGGTCGTGACAGGTAAGGCATTCTTCTTTCTCCGCGGGCGCGTGCCGGTAAACCTTTGTGAATGCATCTTTCTTATGGCAGTCATAGCAAAGGGCGGCAACAGGCAGGGGAATGAGTTTCTTATTAGGGGCGGAATGAGGATTATGGCAGACAACACATTCTCCCTGCACAATGGGTTTGTGGATAAACTTGTTGTCTAATTTTTCCTTTGTTTTTTCATGACAGCTCAGGCATAGTGTTTTTTCCGCCTTTACGGTCACCCCCTTAAAATCACTGGCATGAGCGGCGTGACAGGTGGTACAGTCCTTATCCTTTAACGGGGAATGGATGTAAGACGCGTTAAATGGCGCCTTATCTTTATCATGGCAATCATAACACAGATCATTGCCCTTCTTTTTGAGAGAAAACGGGATCTTCCCTTCGGGACCCTGATGGCATTTGTAACAGTCTTTGATGGGCTGATGGGAATAAAGCCTGAGGATCTCTTTCTCTTTACCGCTATGAGGACTGTGGCAGGAGACGCAATGGTCACCGGTCAAGGGATAATTTTTATGTGTCCTGGTAATAATGTCTGTTTTGTGACAGTCAAGGCAGACGCTGTTTTCCGGTTTTTTGAGCAGATAGGGAAAATTGGCTACGTGCGGGAGATGACAGGTCTGGCAGTTTCCGGCAGGCTGGTGGATGAATTCCTGCCTGAATTTTTCTGATTCATGGCAGGTAAGACAGGTATCTCTTTTTCCTTTTTTTAAAAGGGCGGCATGACCGGAACTATGGGGGTTATGGCACTTAATACAATCACCCTTTTCAAAAGGGGGATGAGCGTTTTTCCCCTTTGTTTTTTTTGTCTCTTCATGGCAGGAAAAACAAAGCTCGGGGAATCCCTGTTTGAGATAGACCCCGCCGATAAGGCCGTGCGGGCGGTGGCAGGCCTCGCACTGCTTTTCCTTGACAGGGGCGTGGACATTTTTGGCGGCAACAAACTGCTTGTATTCCTTTTCATGACACTCGATACAGGATTTGGCCGTCAGCCGCCCTTTCGGGGCTCCGGCACAGCTGAATAAAAGCCCCAGACCCGCAAGGCATGAAAAGACAAAAAATAGTTTTTTCATTCTCGATCCTTGATGCTCGATCCTCGATTCTCGATCCTTGATTCTCGATCCTTGATGCTCGATGCTCGATCCTAATTTCTAATTTCAGCATCCGTATTCAATTCGATAATGCATGTTTTTTGAAGAAAGTATAAATTGGTGAATGAAGGATGCCCCCAATTTATGAGCTTTTTTGTAAATATCCAAATCCTTATAACTCTGATAATTCACTTTTTCCTCAAAATATCCAGCATCTAGTATCGAGAATCGAGCATCGAGAATCCTCACTTTATTCCGAATTCCTCTTTTACCGTTTTAAATGCCTTTTTGTCAATCTTTATTTGAGAAATCTTCCTCAATTCTTTCAAATACTTATTTAAAAAATCATTGAATTTTTCCATCCAGAGTGCCCTTTTTACTCTCTCTTCCACTCCCGCAAAGGGTATGAGCCGTCCTTGTTTTTTTTCTTTTAATTGAACAATTACATAGTGGATATCCTTCTCGATTACCGGGGTGATTTCTCCCGGTTTTAATCTTTCAACCTCTTCTTTGATCTTCTCAGGCAAGCGCCTTTCTGAAACCCAGCCTGTCGCCCCTCCCTTCCTGGCAGAGGCGGCGACAGATTTTTCCCTGGCAAGCAAAGGGAAGTCCGCCCCGGCCAGGAGCTCTTCCCTGATCCCTTCCGCTGCTTCCCTGGATTTTACCTCAATCATTCTCAGATCATATTGAGCCGGGCTCAGATAATCCTCTTTGTGTTTTTTATAGTAATTTTCCAATTCCTTTTTGCTCAAACTGATTTGAGGGGCAACAATCTTTTCTTTAAAGGCCTTAACCAAAAGCATCATCCTATAATTATCCAATTGCTTCCCGATTTCCTTGCTTTTCTTAAAATAATCTCTTTTTAAGGCCTCCTGCTCGATCACCTTTTGATTAATCAATGCATCCAGCACTTCATTTTTTACCTTATCGGAATCTATTTTAATATGCCACCTGTCTTTCATGGCATTAAATCCCCCTATCTTTCTCTTAAATAAAGGGAGAAAATCTTTCAAATAGATTGGTTCTCCATTTACCCGGGCGACGATTTCCTCATCCGCTTTTCCTTCTTCAGGATTTTCTTTTATTTTTTTGAGTAATTTTTCATTTATCTTTATTTCTGATTCTGCCCTTAATTTATCATCCCATTCTTTTTCTACTGCTTTTTTCCTATTTTTTAAAAGACTCTTTTTGATACCCGGCTTTTGCTTTTCAAGCGCTTCCATATCGGGCGATTTTATTTCTTCCAGCTTAATGATGTGGAACCCGGCCCGGGTTTCTACAATGTCACTGAAATCTCCCGGTTTGAGGGAAAGGGCGGCTGCTTCCCATTTTTCAACCATCTGTCCCTTGCGCATAAACCCCAAGTCCCCTCCTTTGGCGGCATAGGGTCCTTCTGAAAGTTCCTGGGCCACTTTGGCAAAGGCCTCTCCATTTTTGAGCCGCTTCAGGGCCTCCTCTGCCTTGTTTTTCTCTTTGGTGAATATTTGCCGGACATGCCATTTTGTGTTTTTTTCCTGAAAATATGTTTCGATCTCTTTGTCAGTGATATCTATTTTTTTAAATTCCTCTTGCCAAAATGCCCTGGTGGCCAGGTATCTTTTGTAATAATCAAGGCCCTGGAGATAATCCGGCTCTTTATCCAGCTCAAGCCTCTTGGCCTCCTGGGCCAGCAAGTGATGGTCAATAAGATTCTTAAGGGCCCCTTCCAGGCTCTTTTCCGTCAATGCCCCGGGCCTGTTTTTTTGTCCCATTCGGGTATATACGTGTGAGCGCGTAAAAACTTCCTTAAAATCTTCGGGTTCAATCGATTCATCATTTACCCTTGCCAGATAAGAAAAGGCAGTTGATGGAATCAAGATAAAAATAATAAGCCACAGGGTCTTTTTCATATATTTTTCCTTGTATTTGGAAATTAGAAATTCGAAATTAGAAATTCGAAATTTGGCCTTCATGTCTTTGTGCTGTTGATGAATGCATTCAATTTTGGACCGAGCTTTTCAATTATTGCTTCGTATTCTGTCGCATTTGACTCAGATAAAACTTTTCTTCTGATGAGTTTTCGCAACCATGATTTGGCTTTTTTACTCGTTTCATTTCTCCCCAATTTCCAATTTCCAATCTCACCTCTCACCGCATGGTCTTCATTAATTCCCTGGCTACTGTACTCGTGAGCTGGTTCAATGACCTTACCTGCCCTATATTTAAGATCTTGATGTAGTCATCTCCATTCTTCTCGATATTTGCCTTCCATACGATCTTATCCGTATCTATCTTCAGCATTCTTATACTGAGACTTATATATGGCACTCCGCCCCTTTGCTCAAACACCAGAATATCTCCGAAAATTACGGCATCGATCTTATACCTTCTTTTTAAGAGGAGCAATCTGGATTTGCTGATACTTGCTCCCACCCTTGCCCTCTGTTCTACCATAAAATCAATAATATTACCCAATTCTTCCACTTCAAAACGTTCTTTTTTGCTTAGTTCCGCCAAAAATATCTGGGTTACGATTTCCCCGGCGTGAGGATCTTTTGAGAGATTCCGAAACGGGAAAACAGCCAACTTTTTGACTTCACAAATATTGTTTTTGTCAATATAGAGAGGAGAATGGCCGTGGCTGCAGGCGGTTAACAAAAAAAAACATCCCAAAAGAATAAGCCGGATACCCCTAGAACTCGTAATCCCATACACAGGGCGCTTTCTCCTCTTCTTCAGGTTTCTCGCCGGCAACAATCTTTTGTGACACCAGGGACCCTTTGGATTCTGTTCTGTTCCCGGCCGTATCAAGTGCTTCCATCAGGAAATAAAGTCCTTTTTTATCAGGCAACGGAAATTCTACTTGAGAAGGGATTGCCCCTTCTTTTTTAAGGTCATAATAGATATTTTCTTTTTCATCCGAAATTATCAATTCCCACTGACTTATCCCGGTAAGCTCTTCGTATTTTATTGTAAATAGCGCCTTATTTTTCTCTACATCTATCATAACATCTAATTTGGGCGGGAT comes from the Deltaproteobacteria bacterium genome and includes:
- a CDS encoding four helix bundle protein; the encoded protein is MNYQSYKDLDIYKKAHKLAIEIHDLSLKLPKFEMYEEESQIRRSSKSVASNIVEGFGRRRYKAEFVKFLTYSLASCDETREHLYTLFETKSLKDKNNYTYFFEEYDHLGRMITNFIKSVELGHKTRN